Proteins encoded by one window of Methanobacterium sp.:
- a CDS encoding RNA-binding protein, producing MTLKIKKRYYLQKKKLKELKAHLGNYSSLISPKSRVETLEIDPYDTFENSVFDAPKSGILRIILIDGQPVVMNIEGTYFPTVKGALELDITEKYVVVDRGAVKFVVKGADIMSPGIIEADSKIQEGDLVIIIEETHRKPLATGRALISGPEMVENREGKAVKTVHHIGDKVWNLEI from the coding sequence GTGACATTGAAAATAAAAAAAAGGTATTACCTTCAAAAAAAGAAATTAAAAGAGCTCAAAGCCCATTTGGGGAATTATTCAAGCTTAATCAGCCCTAAAAGCAGGGTTGAAACACTGGAAATTGATCCTTATGACACATTCGAAAACTCTGTTTTCGATGCCCCAAAATCAGGGATTTTGAGGATAATACTTATAGATGGACAACCAGTGGTCATGAACATTGAAGGTACCTATTTTCCAACAGTAAAGGGTGCTCTGGAGCTCGATATTACAGAAAAATATGTTGTGGTTGATAGAGGTGCTGTAAAATTTGTGGTCAAGGGTGCAGATATAATGAGTCCCGGGATAATAGAAGCAGATTCAAAGATTCAGGAAGGAGATCTGGTTATAATTATTGAAGAAACCCATAGAAAACCTCTTGCAACTGGAAGAGCACTTATTTCAGGGCCTGAAATGGTAGAAAACAGGGAAGGAAAAGCTGTAAAAACCGTTCATCATATTGGAGATAAAGTATGGAATTTGGAAATATAA
- a CDS encoding LSm family protein, translated as MILRTGDNVTQQKNVNVSRPLDALGKSLNSQVLIKLKGGREFRGVLKSFDMHMNLVLNDAEELEEGESSRRLGIVLIRGDNIVYISPG; from the coding sequence ATGATATTAAGGACAGGTGATAATGTGACTCAACAGAAGAATGTGAATGTTTCAAGACCACTGGACGCATTAGGTAAATCATTAAACTCTCAGGTACTAATTAAGCTTAAAGGCGGAAGAGAATTTAGAGGAGTTCTAAAAAGTTTTGACATGCACATGAATTTAGTATTGAATGATGCTGAAGAGCTTGAAGAAGGGGAATCATCCCGAAGATTGGGTATTGTACTTATAAGAGGAGATAACATTGTTTATATATCTCCAGGATAA
- a CDS encoding 50S ribosomal protein L37e, whose protein sequence is MKGTPSFGKRNKKTHIRCRRCGKNSYHARKKYCAACGFGRSAKIRTYSWQNKKLNGYRLK, encoded by the coding sequence ATGAAGGGAACACCATCATTTGGTAAGCGTAATAAAAAGACCCATATTAGATGTAGGAGATGTGGTAAAAATTCCTATCATGCAAGGAAAAAGTACTGTGCAGCATGTGGGTTTGGTAGATCAGCTAAGATCAGGACCTATAGCTGGCAAAACAAAAAACTTAATGGATACAGGTTGAAATAG
- a CDS encoding toprim domain-containing protein produces the protein MDVKNPIDVRIIVEGASDVESISKAMRNMALGAEYHITISSIIPTTSSEIAKRAVSGADIVLIATDVDAPGRELAEKFRKVLKDKVGHIERMKLPFGHDVEYIDPYLIQNEIKNAIIRSGLISIANIKRFRELEVNIKECNDDIKDLTRKNKDLENLNEALKFENEEVKRSNDNCKEQLEAVNSNYKSLKGEFSSIKSKYEEIQNKNFFEVFHVDELWEESFDEKLKDKEQIYFISNEFKPENIVVGQDKIAASSRKDAVDWLKIIRTVLIFYDSKIDDLKEEFDRENI, from the coding sequence ATGGATGTTAAAAATCCAATTGATGTACGAATAATTGTAGAAGGTGCATCAGATGTGGAAAGCATTTCTAAGGCTATGCGCAATATGGCTTTAGGCGCTGAATACCACATTACCATATCCTCTATAATTCCCACCACAAGCTCTGAAATAGCAAAAAGGGCTGTAAGTGGCGCAGATATTGTTTTAATTGCAACTGATGTTGATGCTCCGGGGCGTGAACTTGCAGAAAAGTTCCGCAAGGTGTTAAAAGACAAAGTTGGTCACATAGAGCGAATGAAACTGCCGTTCGGTCATGATGTAGAATACATAGATCCTTATTTAATACAGAATGAAATTAAAAATGCCATAATAAGGTCAGGGTTAATATCTATAGCTAATATAAAGCGTTTTAGAGAACTTGAAGTAAATATAAAAGAATGTAATGATGATATCAAAGATTTAACCCGGAAAAATAAGGATTTAGAAAATTTGAACGAAGCTCTTAAATTTGAAAATGAAGAAGTTAAAAGATCAAATGATAACTGCAAAGAGCAATTAGAAGCTGTAAATAGTAACTATAAATCCTTAAAAGGCGAATTTAGTTCAATAAAATCTAAATATGAAGAAATTCAAAATAAAAACTTTTTTGAAGTGTTTCATGTTGATGAACTATGGGAAGAATCTTTTGATGAAAAATTAAAAGATAAAGAACAGATTTATTTTATAAGCAATGAGTTTAAACCAGAAAATATTGTGGTTGGCCAGGACAAAATTGCGGCATCCTCCAGAAAAGATGCTGTAGACTGGCTTAAAATAATAAGAACAGTATTAATTTTTTATGATTCTAAAATTGATGATTTAAAGGAAGAGTTTGACAGAGAAAATATTTAA
- the purF gene encoding amidophosphoribosyltransferase: MQDKCGIAGAYSHNKSNKVSRAIYYGLYALQHRGQESAGISVHDGNEMSTYRGMGLVCDVFNNGNIKGLDGYVGIGHVRYSTTGKSKIENSQPFFEEFDHGTIAVAHNGDIINSMELREELEQQGYEFKSSTDSEVICRLITKEYIRTGDIVKTIQKVSKRLTGSYALVILINNDLIAVRDPMGIKPLSLGKKDDITLIGSESVAFDVLGGEYIRSVEPGEILIINDEIKSFKMENNVKTKRAHCIFEYVYFARPDSILDDRSVYEVRLNIGRSLSREYSADAEVVMPVPDSAITASIGYSRESGLPYGEGLIKNRYVGRTFIMPTQEERENSVRLKMNPVKSELESKKIVLIDDSIVRGTTSKATVDVLKEAGVKEIHLRIGCPPIISPCYYGIAMATKKELIASNKEIEEIREYLGVDSLGYLSVESLVKCIGIPKDELCIGCLTGEYPTDLPENIEEYEAERCTCP; the protein is encoded by the coding sequence TTGCAGGATAAGTGTGGAATTGCAGGTGCATACTCTCATAACAAGTCTAATAAAGTTTCAAGAGCCATATATTATGGGCTTTACGCCTTGCAGCATAGAGGACAGGAATCTGCAGGTATATCAGTTCACGATGGAAACGAAATGAGCACATATCGAGGTATGGGCCTTGTTTGCGACGTATTTAACAATGGGAATATTAAAGGGCTTGATGGCTACGTGGGAATAGGTCACGTGAGGTACTCAACTACAGGAAAATCAAAAATAGAAAATTCACAACCATTTTTTGAAGAATTTGATCATGGAACAATTGCTGTTGCTCACAATGGAGATATAATAAATTCCATGGAATTAAGGGAAGAATTAGAGCAGCAGGGCTATGAATTTAAATCATCAACTGATTCTGAGGTTATCTGTCGTTTAATTACAAAGGAATACATCAGGACAGGAGATATTGTAAAAACAATTCAGAAAGTTTCAAAAAGGCTTACTGGTTCTTATGCACTGGTTATTTTAATAAATAATGATTTGATTGCAGTCAGGGATCCTATGGGAATAAAGCCACTTTCTCTGGGTAAAAAAGACGATATTACACTTATTGGTTCTGAAAGCGTTGCTTTCGATGTTTTAGGTGGCGAATACATTCGTTCTGTAGAACCGGGGGAAATATTAATTATAAATGATGAAATAAAGAGCTTTAAGATGGAAAATAATGTAAAAACTAAAAGAGCTCATTGTATTTTTGAATATGTTTATTTTGCACGTCCAGACAGCATACTGGATGATAGAAGTGTTTATGAGGTGCGTTTAAATATTGGAAGATCGCTTTCAAGGGAATATTCTGCAGATGCAGAAGTGGTAATGCCTGTGCCTGACTCGGCGATAACTGCTTCAATAGGCTATTCAAGAGAATCAGGACTTCCTTATGGAGAAGGACTTATAAAAAATCGTTATGTGGGTAGAACATTTATCATGCCCACCCAGGAAGAACGTGAAAACTCAGTCCGGCTTAAAATGAATCCTGTTAAATCAGAACTTGAATCTAAAAAAATAGTTTTAATAGATGATAGTATTGTGCGTGGAACAACCTCCAAGGCTACAGTTGATGTTCTTAAGGAAGCTGGAGTTAAAGAAATCCATTTAAGGATAGGGTGCCCTCCTATAATTTCCCCATGCTACTATGGAATAGCAATGGCAACAAAAAAAGAACTTATAGCATCTAATAAAGAAATAGAAGAAATCAGAGAATATTTAGGTGTTGATTCACTTGGATATTTGAGTGTTGAATCACTTGTTAAATGCATAGGTATACCAAAGGATGAACTTTGCATAGGATGCCTTACAGGGGAATATCCAACAGATTTACCTGAAAATATTGAAGAATATGAAGCAGAGCGCTGTACATGTCCCTAA
- a CDS encoding U32 family peptidase produces MVELLAPARDFAALSAAIKNGADSVYLGIVGCNMRANVSNFTLRTLKDAVRYCHDFDKKIYVCTNTIMRNKDINYFKEILPVIYSYDVDALIISDPGALKLARDQGIDIHMSIQANISNFSALNLFEELGVKRAVLSRELSLNEIKEIAENTDLEIEAFVHGAMCVAVSGRCFLSSSLYGKSANCGECLQPCRKSWKLISEDSEMFELIQNENGSQILSPKDLCMIKHVPELIESGIDAFKIEGRARPADYVAAVTRVYREAVDSYESGNWEFNEKWVDELKKVFNRGFDTGFYFKTPYKTSHYNEATHIKKDIGSVINYYKNVSAAEIRLWDNLKIGDEIIIQGNETGSLIQKVDSMQINGKDIEAAGKGQNVGLLVKNKVRPNDIVYKRILK; encoded by the coding sequence TTGGTTGAATTACTTGCCCCAGCACGTGATTTTGCGGCATTAAGTGCTGCAATTAAAAATGGTGCAGATTCTGTTTATCTGGGTATTGTTGGATGCAACATGAGGGCAAATGTTTCCAATTTTACTCTTCGAACCCTTAAAGATGCTGTAAGGTATTGCCATGACTTTGATAAGAAGATTTATGTCTGCACCAACACCATAATGAGAAATAAGGATATTAACTATTTTAAAGAGATTTTACCGGTTATCTATTCTTACGATGTGGATGCATTGATTATTTCAGACCCTGGCGCTCTTAAACTTGCAAGAGACCAAGGCATCGACATTCATATGAGCATTCAGGCCAATATTTCAAACTTTAGTGCGTTGAATTTGTTTGAAGAGCTTGGAGTTAAGCGTGCTGTTCTTTCAAGAGAATTATCGCTTAATGAAATTAAAGAGATTGCAGAAAACACTGATTTAGAGATAGAAGCATTTGTTCATGGAGCAATGTGTGTTGCAGTTTCTGGAAGATGTTTTTTAAGCTCTTCACTTTACGGGAAAAGTGCAAACTGCGGTGAATGTTTGCAGCCGTGTAGAAAAAGCTGGAAATTGATATCTGAAGATAGTGAAATGTTTGAATTAATTCAAAATGAAAATGGAAGTCAGATTTTAAGTCCCAAAGACCTTTGCATGATAAAACACGTACCTGAGCTTATTGAATCAGGGATTGACGCATTTAAGATTGAAGGAAGGGCCAGGCCTGCAGATTATGTTGCAGCAGTGACCCGGGTTTACAGAGAAGCTGTCGACAGTTATGAGAGTGGAAATTGGGAATTTAATGAGAAATGGGTTGATGAACTTAAAAAAGTCTTTAATAGGGGCTTTGACACAGGATTTTACTTTAAAACTCCATATAAAACCAGCCACTATAATGAGGCCACCCATATTAAAAAAGATATTGGATCAGTGATTAATTACTATAAAAACGTTTCTGCAGCAGAAATCAGGCTGTGGGATAACCTGAAAATAGGCGATGAAATTATAATTCAGGGTAATGAAACTGGATCTTTAATTCAAAAAGTTGATTCAATGCAAATTAATGGTAAAGATATTGAAGCTGCTGGAAAAGGTCAGAATGTAGGTTTACTGGTTAAAAATAAAGTAAGGCCAAATGATATTGTTTATAAAAGGATTTTAAAGTAA
- a CDS encoding DEAD/DEAH box helicase, producing the protein MAVQYGKTWWGQKWLDALKNIDFTNRLPRGKTYANTGKVYDININGNTITGKVKGNYRKYYEVTLKLNSFTQSEKELVARVINNHPSILAGLLNKKLPEELYYKLAETGIELFPKSWEDISAECNCPDYALPCKHIASLIYMISIEIDKNPFKIFEIHNCDLLGIIDHLDNVEDLTVRKITSVSDILFYDKKIDKTRLKYDRKITEDIDFSDIPILSEYTLTILKSFPLFYDKDFKNVVESVYKSMARYCKKYYDYNHYNNEYNNDFIILKTGLKEISKLSKREDETLKEWKERYLSFKWNNPKLWEEFRLVIDDNYRISKISIKDENTIIPDKEKTNSKDNNPFVLENNKDLENILLGFLVEISHTNTLQYNYNIQFLHLLLQFSLKLIEKQGIIPEIIELKDSTYHIRWVPCLFDKKIDAICEKLYSMCPDNLICYKNSQINRKQQVITGISLIISGIMEHYTRLGMPKMLERQSHNPIFRLFFFNERLKFDEFKTKGYEFLIDQWLSNLYLRKRDYNLYLIVEETVIDESFSIHLKVGDENTPPEAVYEFISGKKDYIENNRKLQLLSDLYLIQEYFPEIRETVDLKKPIILDMNEFSGFFMDILPLLEVMGISVILPKSLEKIVKPKLVLDLKSTKELSLERKTYLSLEELVKFDWKIAIGENDISKEEFKMLLEKSEKIVKIRDNYVILDKKEIKSFIKRLDKLPETLSQTDLIQAIISGEFEESEVNIDYDIKSLFERIKKYENIEVPGNLNAELRPYQEIGFSWLLQNINLGFGSVLADDMGLGKTLQVLSSILHLKNKGCLDEKKVLVIAPTGLLFNWQNEMKKFTPTLKPFIYHGTNRKFPKKDDFDVVISSYGTIRRDVKKFKRIKWYLLVVDEAQNIKNPTTKQTKAIKAIKSDNKIALTGTPVENRLADYWSIFDLTNKHYLGSIRKFTEKFIIPIEKERNEKVLKTFRKITDPFILRRLKTDKEIIKDLPLKIVNDVYCKLSIEQTALYKEMVDSLLEEIDESEGIDRKGLIFKLINGLKQICNHPAQFSRTKSINIHDSGKMEVLMNILENITENGENVLIFTQYVQMGNIMKKLVDEKFNTESLFLHGSLTRGKRDKMINDFQERSQHKIFIISLKAGGTGLNLTAAQNVIHYDLWWNPAVENQATDRAYRIGQKENVMVYRLITTGTFEEKINKMIESKKELADITVGAGENFITEMNNDELKEILKLRK; encoded by the coding sequence ATGGCAGTTCAATATGGAAAAACATGGTGGGGACAAAAATGGCTTGATGCCCTTAAAAATATTGATTTTACAAATAGATTGCCCCGAGGAAAAACTTATGCAAACACAGGTAAAGTCTATGATATTAACATTAATGGAAATACAATTACTGGAAAAGTTAAAGGTAACTACAGAAAATACTATGAAGTTACTTTGAAGCTAAACTCATTTACTCAAAGTGAAAAAGAACTTGTTGCTCGTGTTATAAATAATCATCCATCAATTCTTGCAGGACTTTTAAATAAAAAACTTCCAGAAGAACTGTACTACAAATTGGCTGAGACTGGAATTGAGTTATTTCCTAAATCGTGGGAAGATATTAGTGCTGAATGTAATTGTCCAGACTATGCACTTCCATGTAAACATATTGCCAGTTTAATTTATATGATAAGTATAGAAATTGATAAAAATCCCTTCAAAATCTTTGAAATTCATAACTGTGATTTATTAGGTATAATTGACCATTTAGATAATGTTGAAGATTTAACGGTTCGAAAAATCACCAGTGTTAGTGATATTTTATTTTATGATAAAAAAATAGACAAAACAAGACTAAAATATGATAGAAAAATCACAGAAGATATTGATTTTTCTGATATTCCTATTTTGTCTGAATATACATTAACCATCCTAAAATCATTCCCTCTTTTCTATGATAAAGACTTTAAAAATGTTGTTGAAAGCGTATACAAATCAATGGCAAGATATTGTAAAAAGTATTATGATTACAATCATTATAACAATGAATATAATAACGACTTTATAATCTTAAAAACAGGGTTAAAAGAAATTTCAAAGTTATCTAAAAGAGAAGATGAAACTTTAAAAGAATGGAAAGAGAGATATTTATCCTTTAAATGGAATAATCCTAAATTATGGGAAGAATTCCGATTAGTTATAGATGATAATTATAGAATTTCAAAAATATCCATAAAAGATGAAAATACAATTATTCCAGATAAAGAAAAAACAAATTCAAAGGATAATAACCCATTTGTTCTCGAAAATAATAAGGATCTAGAAAATATTTTATTGGGGTTCCTGGTGGAGATATCCCATACAAATACACTGCAATACAATTATAATATACAATTTCTACATTTACTACTGCAATTTTCATTAAAACTCATAGAAAAACAGGGAATCATTCCTGAAATTATAGAATTAAAGGATAGTACCTATCATATAAGGTGGGTGCCATGTCTTTTTGATAAAAAAATCGATGCAATATGTGAAAAATTATATTCTATGTGTCCTGATAATCTGATCTGTTATAAAAATTCCCAAATAAACAGAAAACAACAGGTAATAACAGGAATAAGCCTTATAATTTCTGGAATCATGGAACATTACACCAGATTGGGCATGCCTAAAATGTTAGAAAGACAAAGTCATAACCCTATTTTTAGATTATTTTTCTTTAATGAAAGATTAAAATTTGATGAATTTAAGACAAAGGGATATGAATTTTTAATTGATCAATGGCTTTCAAACTTATATTTAAGGAAAAGAGATTATAATCTCTATTTAATTGTAGAAGAAACCGTGATTGATGAAAGTTTTAGTATTCATTTAAAAGTAGGAGATGAGAATACTCCTCCAGAAGCCGTTTATGAATTTATTTCCGGTAAAAAAGATTACATAGAAAACAATAGGAAACTGCAGTTATTATCAGATCTCTACTTAATACAGGAGTATTTCCCTGAAATTAGAGAAACGGTTGATCTTAAAAAGCCAATTATACTGGATATGAATGAATTTTCTGGATTTTTTATGGATATACTTCCCTTACTGGAAGTAATGGGAATTTCAGTAATCCTTCCAAAAAGTTTAGAGAAAATAGTAAAACCTAAACTTGTACTTGATTTAAAAAGCACTAAAGAGCTTAGTCTGGAGAGAAAAACTTATCTTTCACTGGAGGAACTTGTGAAATTCGATTGGAAAATTGCAATCGGCGAAAATGATATCAGTAAAGAAGAATTTAAAATGCTTTTAGAAAAATCTGAAAAAATTGTTAAAATAAGGGATAATTATGTTATTTTAGATAAAAAGGAAATAAAATCCTTCATAAAAAGGTTAGATAAACTACCAGAAACTTTAAGTCAAACGGATTTAATACAGGCCATAATTAGTGGGGAATTTGAGGAAAGTGAAGTTAATATTGATTATGATATTAAGTCTCTTTTTGAAAGGATTAAAAAATATGAAAATATAGAGGTTCCAGGTAATTTAAATGCTGAACTTAGACCCTATCAAGAAATAGGATTCTCATGGCTACTTCAAAACATTAATCTTGGTTTTGGTAGTGTTCTTGCTGATGATATGGGACTTGGAAAGACATTACAGGTTCTAAGTTCAATTTTACACCTGAAAAATAAAGGATGTTTAGATGAAAAAAAGGTTTTAGTAATCGCCCCAACAGGCTTACTATTTAACTGGCAAAATGAGATGAAAAAATTCACCCCAACACTTAAACCTTTCATATATCATGGAACTAACAGGAAATTTCCAAAAAAAGATGATTTTGATGTGGTTATAAGCTCTTATGGAACCATAAGACGTGACGTGAAAAAATTTAAAAGGATTAAATGGTATCTACTGGTTGTTGATGAAGCTCAAAACATTAAAAACCCCACTACAAAACAAACAAAAGCAATAAAAGCCATTAAATCAGATAATAAAATTGCATTAACTGGAACGCCGGTAGAAAATAGACTTGCAGATTACTGGAGTATATTTGACCTTACAAACAAGCATTATTTAGGATCCATAAGGAAATTTACAGAAAAATTTATCATACCCATTGAAAAAGAAAGGAATGAAAAAGTTCTTAAAACTTTCCGAAAGATCACTGATCCTTTTATCCTGAGAAGGCTAAAAACAGATAAAGAAATAATAAAAGACCTCCCTCTTAAAATAGTAAATGATGTCTACTGCAAACTAAGTATTGAACAAACTGCACTATACAAGGAAATGGTAGACTCATTACTGGAAGAAATTGATGAAAGTGAAGGTATAGATAGAAAAGGACTAATTTTTAAATTGATCAATGGTTTAAAACAGATCTGTAATCATCCAGCCCAGTTTTCCAGGACAAAATCGATAAATATCCATGATTCTGGTAAGATGGAAGTTTTGATGAATATTTTAGAAAATATAACTGAAAATGGGGAAAACGTTTTAATTTTTACTCAGTATGTTCAAATGGGAAATATAATGAAAAAACTGGTGGATGAAAAATTCAATACAGAATCATTATTCCTGCATGGATCACTTACAAGAGGAAAAAGAGATAAAATGATCAATGATTTTCAAGAAAGATCCCAGCATAAAATATTCATTATCTCATTGAAGGCAGGAGGAACCGGTTTAAATTTAACAGCAGCACAAAACGTTATACATTATGACTTATGGTGGAACCCTGCAGTTGAAAACCAGGCAACAGATAGAGCTTATAGAATCGGACAAAAAGAAAATGTGATGGTCTACAGACTAATAACAACAGGAACATTCGAAGAAAAAATAAACAAAATGATAGAAAGCAAAAAAGAATTAGCAGACATCACAGTTGGAGCTGGAGAAAACTTCATAACAGAAATGAACAACGATGAATTAAAGGAAATACTAAAATTAAGAAAATAA